GCATTATATGGATAgtgttgattaatttttttgcttcgTGTTACTAATTGATAATTTACCGCAGAATATCGTTGTATTTTAGAGGTATTCCAAAAGATATGAGTTTGATGTTGTgcagatatttttattttttatatatcaaccTGTGATTAAGACTTTTAAAGTGGTCagtaaaaaatatgaaactcatacataaaattgaatcttttGGACAATGTTATAATGTAAATACGCCCATTTTCACTTTGTTAAACTGTCCTCAACATATTtcatttcttctctttctctttagtCTGGAGTTAATTACTTACTAATTATGTTCCTCGATcgattaaattttaagatagtGATCATACACACATAAGTGATCATCCTTCACCTAAATAACATTTagtgagaaaaaagaagaaagtatagatgtgatttaatgatattattaacaTGTTTAGAATTCAAAAGTGTCAACTAGTCCTTtcggtaaaaataaaaataagcatgCTAGactaatataaaagaaaagctgATAAAATTAAGTGTGATGGTTTTCACTTGTAGATATATATTGTAGCATTGGCTGCAGTTACTAAAGAAGTTGAGTGGCAGAGAAATGTGTTGGATGAGATATCAATTTCACTAAAGCCAATGTTACCAATATTATTCATATGTCGTGATAGTCAGCCAAATATATAATGGAAAATGAAGGCATATTGGATTAAGATATAATTATGtgaaagatttaatttttttagatgcTTCGATATTTTAGAATTAGCAGACTAATTACTAAACCGTTCTCTATTAGACCAATTGAATCAGCCAATtcaatctaatttttaaaataatataataaagttaTGATATCTATTTCactaatataacatattaattacgaatatttactgataaaaaaaattgttacatcCACCCTCCACAAAAGGGGAGGAGAGGGGGcaatgtttttgttattttttttacaataacctTGGTTACATTGACATCTACTATCAAATTCATTTGGCCACGTATTTACTATACTTAGAGTAGCAACTATGACTGTTGGAGTCATTCTAGTACATTATCATGTCTGGTTACTTTTGTGTATTGGAAATATCTTTCAGCTAACGATCGGACTTGTCTGGCTAAAATTACTTGAGTTAATAATAAATCGAGGTTTTGACATTTTCACCAAGctctaaaaaattcatttttcccgTACTTACCTTGACATATTGTGAAATTAAAGTAATAGAATTAAACAatcagaatataaaaaaaaaattgaattaaaaaatgagaataaaactGCATTGtcattaagtttattttttttcaaagttaaattcaattaacgataatctattttttttaaatgtgaaatatgtattaattttacaaatgaCTGATATTGGTTGAAAGATCTAATTGATCacgtttaatatatatatatatatatatatatatatatatatatatatatatatatatatatatatatatatatatatatatatatatatatgactcaaatttaataatctacttaaaatatttaaattcaattttacttaaaccaacaaaatattaataataagctTAATGATGAAACTACAAACGAAAACTAAAACgtgaaaagttattttaatttttaaaattttaaaaacttaaaactaaaaactacTACAAACAACACTCAAGTTTCCACAATATTAATTGTTTCCGATAAAGCTAGCATaggacaagaaaaaaaaaatcaagaagcacctaatttttttagaaactacttaatttaagaataaaatcctACGTATATATTTTTGTCTTCACTTCATCGGTTTATcctactatatatataaatgaacattaaatttattatatatccctGTAACTTTTGAATCAGCTGTACTAAAAAGGTTGAAAAATACATTGTCTTTGatagaatatattttaataagatattttatgaaatatgaTTAGTTAgactaacaataataaaatatattctatcAATCTTGACAAAAAAAGttgctttaaattttaaagatcaATACCTTAGGGGAATGATGTGGGAATATTAGCTAGACAACTAAATTACAGCAGTAACTAGTCCCCtttgtttcttatatttttggatctatattttatatatactcTATAGTCTCCTTTTGtccttttcctttcttcttgacGAGTAAAAAAGATGATGCGTCTTAATTTAGCGTGTGATTTGGAGACTGAAGTCACTATCACACGATCACGGACAGGAACACCAGGCGTTGAATAATCAAGTTATATCGAActtaattttaatgtattttaaaaataaaaataaaaattattacattattatttcaTTGTATGTCGGTATcttagttaatatatatatatatatacatatattgataattatatgtaatactcaatttattaaataatgtatatCATTGAATTTTATTGTAAAAGCTTTTTAATAATACTTTAATTCTGCTTTTGTAAACATCATTGATTCATTGAATATAAATATTCCAATTACTAGTCACAtccaaattaatatatttcaaaGTTAATAGTTGATGTAATTAACATTCGTGATTTATTAAGAGTTATAAgtctaaataatttttagaaaaataatcatttattttttctacaatattaatgtataagaattaaattatgtaaCATTTAATTGGAGAGTCTAATAATGATGTagtgaaaatttaaaatgcacttaaataaaataatttatattaaatataactaattttatgaaACAAATTTGTAACAATATTCgtttgagtttaatttatatttttttaacacatataTCTAATAAGAATTCACCTTTGTTGTATCGTATTAATGAATAAGATAATGGGGAAAAATAATTCAATCTTATTAAATGTTATATGAAAAGAATCATAttgacaatatatataaattaaattctattgGTTTTCTTTTGTAATGATTTGTTCTGTTGAAGTTTATTAATCCCCGttttattataatatcattttttgcAGCAAGtgtattacatatttttatttttttatgtttttcaaaattttaaattattattattttatatttaaaacaattaaaaattaaaattaaaatattttttttacttatcgtATATTTTATCGATCATAAGATACATATTTCCTACCATCTCAtcatttatccttttatttagaTGGGAAGGGGTAAcataaaggaaaagagaaaattataacATTTGAAATAAAGGATAAAGAAGggaaaagttaataatttattgagttttgctctctcttatttttgtctaattttaagTCTTTTCATCTTCATTCCCTCTTTAGTCAACTATCTTCATTCAATATGCCTTTTCTATTTTGAGGTAGAATCCAACAtgattttagttatatataaaaacaggTACAGGTATATGTTTTAAACAGTTCAgctgagtttttattttattttatttaattcttatttcaTGTCAACTTAGACTAGAgttttagattaaaataaaaaccttaTGAAGAGAGAGCGTGTATAGTTACCGTCCATCTTTCTCTTATTtgcttaataaataaattggaaAGGATATCTATCCAAAGGGGTGTTGAGTGTTGACAAAGACAACAACAACTAAGAGAAGGTTGCCAGTTGTTAATATAGTCAGATAACACGGATCTAACATTTACTACAAGTtgaattaaatgtttttaatttataactaagtacatttaaatcatataattgaataattatcTAAACTTATTTAGAAATATAATTCTATTGTAAATATGTACGGATATAATATAAGCATTTTCAATTGAACTGTTTTATTGTTatagtatataatataattaaaaatttagaatatgTACTCAAAGtaatcttaattataaaatttacattcGAATGTATGTATAGTGAGAAAAATTAGTTGtgaaagtaaaacaaaataagCTCTTAATCTGTAAGAACATCCTCACCTAAATTCTTCATTTCAACAACCTACACAATACTCACACAGTACAACATTTTATAGTGTTCATTCcagacacattttttttaaaggaaaaaaaaaagaaaaaactaaatgaTAGTGCCGTAAGTCTTGGAATTGGAATGCCCTAGTTCAAATTGGATCCGAAATGTATCTGCAAACGCGAGAAGCTAAATTCTTTACTTGACAACGCATGTGATTTGTGCAGCTTTTGCCTGAAAAAACACCAACCcatatacttatttatttactaaatcaACTGCAACACATTATCCACCGTAAAAAGTAACCAATCCCCACCAAAATCTCCTTTCTAATGGTGCTTAAAAGCATCATAACAGGAGGATAATCATTACTTTCAGTACACAAATTACACATACGCACAACATAACAATATGTTAAGTAGAAAACATGTTTAAAGCAGATGGTTGAGGTGAATAGTTATTAGTTAAAACACAAGAGTATCaacaatcaattaattaatgtgagtgatattaaattcaattttttaagtaagattttaaatttaaatattgtgaatgagaaaaatatgattaaagaaaaaattttcactaaaaatgaacagatttttaaataaaaattaatcatcataaagccaataaatatttaataatttatataatatgataaaaaaaaaacagacccAGAATTTGgagttaaaaatttaagaaaggGAAATATGCATGTCGATTCATGATGACATAAGCTTTAGATTGGAGGCTTCCATGATATTGATTATTGAATCTGAGAAGCTAGCTGTGTCTTATTCTGCATCCATGGACCAGGTTGGAATTGGAAGCTCTTCTATCTATCTCTATTCTCTAGTCTTTTTCGCACAAGTCATTTCTTTCTACTTCCATTCACCATAACGAAACTGCAAGCTACTAGTACATACATACATGATTCATCTCTCTCACACTCTCTAATTTTCTCTCTCTGTCCCCTACCACTACACAAAACACTCATCcaatataatattctttttatctCAAGCGGTGGAACACTCTTCTCCACCAGTACCACCatccatcttcttcttcttcttctgtccaCCATACATAGTATTTGgctatttgtattatttatcaTGTTCATTGTGCAGTGAAAATTTGGAAGTGTTTTGAGTTTGGCATCTTCTGATGCTGCttcatttataattattgtcatcaagtttcagtCTCATTCTGGATCAGTGAGCTGATTCTCTTAATgtcaagataaaaaaacaacaacaaaggttTGATCTTTAATTACCCGAAGCAATTGATCACAGTTTCAATGAATTTGTCTATGAAATTTGACAATTGGGTATGAGTGGTAGTTTCAGATTTTTAGCATAGCTTGAAAACATGAACAGAAGAAGTGTTAGGACTAGGAAAGCTCCAATTCCGATTCAGTAGCacatgaaaaaaaagtaattgaagTTTGGTATAGTCAGAAGTCAGAAAAGGGTACATTCATGTCGTTTGTGTGTTTGAAAAACAGTTTGTACAGTAATAGCCCGagctcattatttttattattaaagtatCTGAGGAGAGTATCAGCTTTCTAATTCACAAACTCTGGCTTCAGTTtcaatgagagaaaaaaaaaggtatggcACAGATCAGTTTATGGTGTTAAAGAAGGTGtattaagaaaaggaaaaaaaaaaagagagactgTTTCATAATCCATGATTAGTGATTGAATCTGAATTCCATTGTTTCCCCCTTTGTTAGCctctttgatttgatttgatatttgttcttgtattttattttgtttctttgatgGATTCTAACTTGTTCTGCAATGAATGAGAAGGTAGATGATGCAGGGAAGCTTGAGAAATGCAAATAAAAGTGGAAAAGCTTCTAGCAGAGAAAGAAAATTGGCTTTGCAACAAGATGTAATGCAATGGCACTGTTTCTTTTCCTTGTCCTCATTTGGGGTATTATGACTTTATGATCTATTATAGCTGGCATCTGAGCTGAATTCTCAAACTTTTCAGGTGGATAGGTTGAAGAAGCAGCTTAGGCATGAAGAGAACATTCATAGAGCATTGGAGAGGGCTTTCAACAGACCCTTGGGAGCTTTGCCTCGTCTTCCGCCTTATCTCCCTCCCTATGTTAGTATATATGAATTTctcttaagtcattttctgaACACAAGTACTTTTGTCTGTTGCTAAGTTAGAAAgatattagaatttagaaatgaaatttgAGTGTTGAAATTTGATGTTGAAAACTATAGATACTAGCCCTTCTGGCTGAAGTGGCAGTTCTAGAAGAGGAAATTGTTAGGCTTGAAGAGCAGGTTGTGCATTTCAGACAGGATTTGTACCAGGAAGCTGTCTACATGTCATCTTCTATGAGGAAATTGGAAAATTCAGTTTCAGCTCCTCCAAACAAGTCAAATCCAACATTAGATAGTCCCAAGTTGGATAAATTGAAGTCTCTTACCCAAACAGCTGGTAATTCAACAGCAACATCTGAAACTAAGCCTACCACAACACTCACTGGTGAGAAACTCTATCATTATGTTTCATTGGTtcagtttaattaatttctgCTTTAGATTTGAGCCTGCATTTCTTAAAGTTCAGTTTGTGCCAGAAAGAGACTTAGTCTCTTCCTCATGGTTTGTGCCTGTTGTTTTTGGCTTGCCAGAGGATAGACAAGGGAAAGAGAATCAATCATGTACTAATTCTTCCAAGAGCAGGCAGCAATCATCCAATCAAATGAACAAAACTCCAATTAAAAACATTGACAGTAAATCATTGAAGAAAAGGTTGGATCATCCAAAAAGAAAGGTGTGTCATGTCAATGTATAATCTAGAAGTAATTTTCAGTTGTGTGATATGGCTAGCATgtgaaaaattgaagaattcTTTTTTAGTCAATAAATGTGAGCTTTCACAATGTGCAGCAAGAACCAAGGGTGAACAACCAGCAAATTGCAGATGTAAGAAATCATAGTCCACATAAAAATTCACCAGAAGCTCAGAGTCCAAATataatttcagaaaatattctgaAGTGCTTATCAAACATTCTCTTGAGAATGAGTGCCGTGAAGAATCCAGGTTCTACATGTGACATGGCACCCTTGTGGGATCTAAAGCCTCAAAACTGTGATGAAGAAGCAGATTTTTGGGATCCATATGGCATCTGTTTGGAATTTGGGAAGAGGCATATTGGTCCATACAAGCAATTATGTGCAATTGATGCCAAATCTTTCAATCCAAAACGAACTgcaaatactttatttttactACATCGGTTGAAGTATGTGAGATTGTtctattcaaattcaaatcattTTTACTTTTCCATGACATTGATTTGTTGTTATTTGTGTAAATTAGAAGTTAAAGTATTTTGATTTTGGAAAATTTGCAGACTACTTTTTAGGAAAGTAGCCTCTGTCAACTTGGAAAACCTCAACCATCAGGAGAAGCTTGCATTCTGGATCAACATCTACAATTCGTGTATGATGAATGTATGTCAGTTATGTCCATTACAACAACATTTAGTATAATCTGTATCTAAACATTTTTTCCACACAATTTATTATAACTTTCCTCAATAATcagaataaaaaatcttaatttgtGCGCCTAATTATCCTGTCAAACCATAATAATGATGGTATTTTAAGTTCTACTTTGCTTCAGGCATTCATAGAGAATGGCATACCAGAGAATCCTCAAATGGCTGTTGCACTAATGCGGAAGGTATGGACTACTAGAGTCGTTTGTTTCTTATGTATTGTGTTTGTTCTTTCAATTGAGTATAACATAGCATAAGTGTGCTCTCAATAATTCGTGTGGTTTTCTTGTTACTCAGGCAACAATAAATGTTGGTGGGCACGTGCTAAGTGCAACAACCATAGAGCATTTCATTTTAAGACTTCCTTATCACTGGAAATTTGTAAGTCTTGTCCATTTCATCTCTTGCTTTTCTATGCATGAGAGAATAAAGAGTTAATTTAACCACTAAATTTCAAACAGACGTTTTCCAAGGGAACAAAAAATCATCAAATGACAGCAAGAAGCATATATGGACTGGAACTGTCAGAACCCCTTGTGACATTTGCTCTCTCTTCTGGAACTTGGTCCTCTCCTGCTGTAAGTTGATGAGTAGTTTACATTGAATTATATAATCTTTCATAACCCCCACAGGTAAAGTGTTGTCCCCTTCATGATTTGCATTTTGTCTCATTGCATTATTAAATAGTATTTGCAAATAGGTAAAATGTGTTTTAAGTCTCTCAGTTTTTAGTCAAAATTGGTTTTAGTCCCTATACTTTAAAAAtgacgattttttttttagtatttttataattggtgaattttgtctctatttataatacTAGGGTGAGGGATGAAATTcaccaattataaaaaaatgagcaccaaaattattgtttttagagtatagggactaaaaccaattttgacaaaaaattaaatgatctaAAACACATTTTACTCTTAGAAAATAACAACCAAGTTGTTTTCCATTGCTTGGGGTTGGCTACATGCATCAAATAATGCCATAGTATTCTGTTGTAAATAATATCAAGATGTGAAAATCCTATCCCCGTTTTTATATATCTATTGATGGATTTGTCATGAACTATGCCAAACGCAGGTGAGAGTTTACACAGCATCCCAGGTTGAGAATGAACTAGAAGTGGCCAAAAGAGAGTACTTACAGGCAGCAATTGGATTTTCAACTTCAAAGTTTGCTATCCCAAAGCTGCTGGATTGGTATTTGCTGAACTTTGCAAAAGACTTGGAATCATTGCTGGATTGGATCTGTCTCCAGTTACCAAGTGAACTGGGGAAAGAAGCCATTAAATTCCTTGAGGAAAGAAAAACCGAGCCCTTATCACAATTTGTACAAATTATGCCATATGAGTTCAGCTTTAGATACTTGATATGCACATAATTTCACCCTCGTTTTCTGTACATTGCTTCATTGCAATTTTGTATACAACAGTAGATCATACATATAAAAATGTACATGATCATCTGTTCTCTACTCCCTTTGGGAGAAATGTTCAGATTCCTTCTTAACTAAAGTGAATAAAACAATCATTGCATAACCTATGGAATTTGAACTATGCAAGTGGCtctatttcttataaaattctCATTAAGTACTTAAAGGAAAATAAGAAGTTAAAATGACTTAAACTTCTCTTACAAGTTAAAACAATCTAtgtactttaatttttaataaaaacccTTTCATCTAACTTCTCTGATAATTAAGGCGCAcacattaattttaacttaccaAAAATGTTTCATACATTTTGTTTCGTCTTTTGTATTTCTATGAAGCTTTTCCACAAAACTTACTAGTCCGTACCAATTAAAACTTAAGCCAATGTACAAGCATTATGATATCACTTAAAGGGCTTAAGGGGCCAAATTTTGGATGTTCTCTCCTCTTAAACTCTGATTATTTTGTGTGTATGTAAGCAAATTGAACTGTTGTTGCATTGACAGACAGAGAAATTTATGAGGGTCTATATTAAATGGCATGCATTACATGTCAATCAATGAACATCCAAAGCAGGACTGAAGCAAATTCTATGGATATTGGCACACGTATTGCGGTCCATCTCATGGCATGTTATTTTTGGTGAGGCAGAAGAGGCATCTTCCAATTAATATACTAGATATACATTTAAAGTGGTCTAATTGCAGTTCCATTATGACATTCACCGCGCTTTCATTGCTTGCCAGCACCAAACAGCCTTTGCCGCATAAAAGATGAATTATTacaaagtttttttctttctcaagatATATTTCGCTGGTCCTTACTCCACAATCCACATGCTTAACATAGAAGCAgaccactttctttttcttgtttgaaaAAATTTCGGCCAAGTTGTAGTAGTCATAAACCTAACCATAATTTTTAATCTGCTTCACACTGGTCCCCTCTGGTTTAAATGTATCAATTTAGTTTTGAACTAACTCGATAATTTCTTTCCATATTCTGTTTTCAATCTAACAACTCAATTTGTGGGTACTTttggggtgtgtgtgtgtgttgataTGTGGAtctatgtttaaaataaataagcaaaAGTATCAACCATATTTATGTCTCAAAGGGATGAGGTATCAAACATATCAATCATATTATGTAACCCATGACTGTGAGTGTGTATGGCTTCATTTTTTGCAAAATGTATGGTAAATAAGGTTCCGGAACTTCGAATTTAGATATAGCAATTTGGGAAGACTATGTAATGTAGAGGAGTAACAACAAcactttattaaaatttattaaaaagatataaaactTCCATACTCTGTCTTACCGTGTCATGTCTGCTGACATAGGGTTAGCTGATACTTATTCATCAGATATCATCATTGCTTCTTCTCCGGAAAAAAAGTTCATGACTTATAGGCCTTCTACCTTCATGTGGCATCTTGCTAATAATCTAGATTCATATCAAGATCTCTAAATAGAAAAtctaggaaaaaatatttaaataagctATTAGATATGAGATATTGCCtttcttgaattttgaattttgaattttgaatttagaATAAGTTTTAGatgatgcttttatttttattgcggattttatcttttatattttgtcaattaattaatttaagataaatattataGAAGATAGATTAGGTTGTTTAGATTTTCAGATTGTTTGTAAGCCTGTGTATAGGCATTCTCACTTTATGAATAatattgactattttttttctccactgttaatttttctatttttctctagGTTCTccctatttttatattttattttactaaatatttccaacataaacataaaaaagatttttttttcttcattgatTCAATTTTCAACCAATTTTTCAATAACAaccaaaatacaaataatttatattaatataacgAAAATACATATTGATATAGATATCAGTCAATATATGCAAAAATATGTCCCTTTCATCAACAGACACGtattaaatgataaatgtaATTCTTAATAGATTTTAACTATTTTAGCTAATGATAAAATGTGTATTCAAAAGAGTCTGTAAAAAAGTATATCATAACATTTCTCATGAAATGAATCTGGCTTGTAATGGAATGAGTAGATTAATATAATAACGATTAATGAGCTAAAATAATGACTtcaaagcattttttttcttatcaagaTAATAGTTGAACTATTAATTATGAGATGACATATATTCACACTTTTCTTATTGATTAATGATGCTGTGGtctgcaaaaaataaaagaatcagaGTAGGGAAATGATAGGATAGTCCTAGAATCTTCAAATGTTGTTCCCGACTTGAATCTTCAATGGAgatgagagaatgagagagtcTTAGATTGATTCCCGTGCAAGAATCCTAAAATAATGACTAAATCACAGTTTTATATTGGTAACAAAAATTGTCACGGACCAATGCAAATATGTTATCATTAAGCGATGACTTTTGCTAACGATTGGAGATGGTAACAGGACGAGTTGAGGACGAGTTTGTCCATTTTCATCCCCATTTCCACAAAAAAGCATGTTTGAGTTGTTTATAAAAAGTTGAGGTGAAAAAATAAACTCAATAGATtgagaagggaaaaaaaaacatctaacAAAAATATTGACACCTCGAGGCATAAGGTGTGAGGCCTAGGGTTGAGAGTTTGAAGAGTTCATTTTTGTCTTAGCCATAGCCATAGCCAAAGCCAAAGCCAACTAACCAAGTCAGAACTCAGCGTGCGTTGCTTGCCAGACTGGGAATCTAAACTTTGTCTCATGCAGTTATGCTtaagaaatgaagaagaaaaaaatagcctTGATTTCtgatatacataaatatatatatatatacacaccgAATGGAGTAGTAAGTGGTCCTGATTTTGTCTTTTGCAACAGTGGATAACCCTGACCAGTGTCCACCACTACCATACCCTAATTGAAGTATTAAATGAAGCAAAGAATCATTCTCTCACATTGTTGTGTTGGAATTTTGGAActcataaacaaacaaaaatattgctAAATAGAGACAATAGTCGATAGAATatgttataatttcttttttgttacaatatgttattattaatgagctaaattaagatatttattcCAAAGAAATACTACATCATAATGCACATAGGCTTTGGTGGTTACATGCGATGGGTCCACTTGTGCAAAGGAGTAATGGCAGGTATAATACACTGCGCTACCTTTCTGCCACAAAGACTATTTAAGAATTCATTATGATCTACTTTCTTGTGCCACAGTATTTGCTGATGAATTTCGAGTTTACAACCTCTTTGTTACTTTAATTCACTTTGTTTTTCACTTTCATGGACTCTCAGTTTGCTCCCATTAAtattcagaaagaaaaaagttctATCCCATTCATTAATCACATGAAAGAGTAACCATAGTCCATACATATCTTTTTCTAcacagtaatatttttttatttatcttttcggTTAACATTCACATTGACATTGATTAATCCATTGGTTCAGAGGCCAtatcataagaaaaaaagactaaCAATTAACACTATAACAAAAACTATCAACTTattagttgataaaaaaataaaagataaaaaactacCATATGGTACTaactaaatttatgttttttttttcttttgtttaaacATGAATGAAGTTTTTTTAGGAATTTTCACCAATAATTCAAACTGATtcaaaaaattttgatttaattttttggattgTTGGTGTTGAACCCAACCCAAATCAGTACATGAACTCTCCTGTCCAGTTGTACTATAAATTTTTTGGGTGGTTAATTCGTTGATTTGAAGTGGTTAGGCAAGTCTATATCCCAAAGAGTCATCAAATTAAAGCTCTGCAATGTTTTTATCACAT
This region of Glycine soja cultivar W05 chromosome 17, ASM419377v2, whole genome shotgun sequence genomic DNA includes:
- the LOC114393786 gene encoding uncharacterized protein LOC114393786 isoform X1 — translated: MMQGSLRNANKSGKASSRERKLALQQDVDRLKKQLRHEENIHRALERAFNRPLGALPRLPPYLPPYILALLAEVAVLEEEIVRLEEQVVHFRQDLYQEAVYMSSSMRKLENSVSAPPNKSNPTLDSPKLDKLKSLTQTAGNSTATSETKPTTTLTEDRQGKENQSCTNSSKSRQQSSNQMNKTPIKNIDSKSLKKRLDHPKRKQEPRVNNQQIADVRNHSPHKNSPEAQSPNIISENILKCLSNILLRMSAVKNPGSTCDMAPLWDLKPQNCDEEADFWDPYGICLEFGKRHIGPYKQLCAIDAKSFNPKRTANTLFLLHRLKLLFRKVASVNLENLNHQEKLAFWINIYNSCMMNAFIENGIPENPQMAVALMRKATINVGGHVLSATTIEHFILRLPYHWKFTFSKGTKNHQMTARSIYGLELSEPLVTFALSSGTWSSPAVRVYTASQVENELEVAKREYLQAAIGFSTSKFAIPKLLDWYLLNFAKDLESLLDWICLQLPSELGKEAIKFLEERKTEPLSQFVQIMPYEFSFRYLICT
- the LOC114393786 gene encoding uncharacterized protein LOC114393786 isoform X3, which codes for MMQGSLRNANKSGKASSRERKLALQQDVDRLKKQLRHEENIHRALERAFNRPLGALPRLPPYLPPYILALLAEVAVLEEEIVRLEEQVVHFRQDLYQEAVYMSSSMRKLENSVSAPPNKSNPTLDSPKLDKLKSLTQTAGNSTATSETKPTTTLTEDRQGKENQSCTNSSKSRQQSSNQMNKTPIKNIDSKSLKKRLDHPKRKQEPRVNNQQIADVRNHSPHKNSPEAQSPNIISENILKCLSNILLRMSAVKNPGSTCDMAPLWDLKPQNCDEEADFWDPYGICLEFGKRHIGPYKQLCAIDAKSFNPKRTANTLFLLHRLKLLFRKVASVNLENLNHQEKLAFWINIYNSCMMNFYFASGIHREWHTRESSNGCCTNAEGNNKCWWARAKCNNHRAFHFKTSLSLEIYVFQGNKKSSNDSKKHIWTGTVRTPCDICSLFWNLVLSCCESLHSIPG
- the LOC114393786 gene encoding uncharacterized protein LOC114393786 isoform X2: MMQGSLRNANKSGKASSRERKLALQQDVDRLKKQLRHEENIHRALERAFNRPLGALPRLPPYLPPYILALLAEVAVLEEEIVRLEEQVVHFRQDLYQEAVYMSSSMRKLENSVSAPPNKSNPTLDSPKLDKLKSLTQTAEDRQGKENQSCTNSSKSRQQSSNQMNKTPIKNIDSKSLKKRLDHPKRKQEPRVNNQQIADVRNHSPHKNSPEAQSPNIISENILKCLSNILLRMSAVKNPGSTCDMAPLWDLKPQNCDEEADFWDPYGICLEFGKRHIGPYKQLCAIDAKSFNPKRTANTLFLLHRLKLLFRKVASVNLENLNHQEKLAFWINIYNSCMMNAFIENGIPENPQMAVALMRKATINVGGHVLSATTIEHFILRLPYHWKFTFSKGTKNHQMTARSIYGLELSEPLVTFALSSGTWSSPAVRVYTASQVENELEVAKREYLQAAIGFSTSKFAIPKLLDWYLLNFAKDLESLLDWICLQLPSELGKEAIKFLEERKTEPLSQFVQIMPYEFSFRYLICT